From Heptranchias perlo isolate sHepPer1 chromosome 8, sHepPer1.hap1, whole genome shotgun sequence, a single genomic window includes:
- the ptrhd1 gene encoding putative peptidyl-tRNA hydrolase PTRHD1, with protein MSVPGPGPPALVQYVVVRGDLQRGLGWPLGALVAQACHASTAALHLFHRDPNTERYLQELDTMHKVVLEAADELILTKLSETLKEANIDHKLWIEQPENVATCLALKPYPKDQVQRLLKKLRLLK; from the exons ATGTCGGTCCCCGGGCCCGGGCCCCCCGCTCTGGTCCAGTATGTTGTTGTGAGGGGGGACCTGCAGCGCGGGCTGGGTTGGCCACTCGGGGCCCTGGTGGCTCAGGCCTGTCACGCCTCCACCGCCGCCCTGCACCTGTTTCACCGGGATCCGAACACGGAGCGGTATCTGCAAGAACTCGACACGATGCACAAGGTGGTGCTGGAG gcagcagatgaactgatccTGACCAAACTTTCTGAAACATTGAAAGAGGCCAACATTGATCACAAGCTCTGGATCGAACAGCCAGAGAATGTTGCCACATGCCTGGCCCTCAAACCCTACCCCAAGGACCAGGTGCAGAGGCTGCTGAAGAAACTGAGGCTGCTGAAGTGA